The genomic stretch CTTTTAGAATTGGGGTAATACCTGTTATTCTGTCGATAGCTTTATATATAGCATCAACAGGACCGTCTCCTCTTGAAGCATCTTCAAACACATTATCATCCTTTTTTATTCTTACTGTGGCACTGGGTATAGTTGATGAACCAGATAAGATATGAAAGTAATCAAGTGTATATATGGGTTCCCCTGTTCTTGTTTCTTCTTCCTCTGCGATGACTATTAAATCAATATCTGTAATATCTTTCTTTTTATCTGCAAGTTTTTTAAATTTTTCAAATACTTTGTCAAGTTGTGAATCTTCTAAATAAAACCCAAGTGTTTCTAAACGGGCTTTCAAGGCGTGCCTTCCTGAATGTTTGCCAAGAACAAGTTCGCTAGCAGGTTTACCTATTGTTTCAGAACTCATTATTTCATAAGTTTCTCTATTTTTTAAAACACCGTCTTGATGAATTCCCGACTCGTGCCTAAAAGCATTTTCTCCAACAATGGCTTTGTTTGGTTGGACAGGAATACCAGTAAGAGAAGCAACCATTCTGCTTGTTCTATAGATTTCTTTTGTATTTATATTTGTTTCAAGGTTATAGAAACCTTTCTTTATGGCAAGGTTCATTACTATCTCTTCAAGAGCTGCACTTCCAGCCCTCTCACCAATTCCGTTTATTGTGCATTCTATCTGGCGTGCTCCATTTGCTATTGCTGCAAGAGAGTTTGCGACCGCAAGTCCAAGGTCGTTGTGACAGTGGACACTAATAACAATCTTTGATGGTAATCGTTCTTTAAGAAATTTTATTAGAGTAGCGTATTCGTAAGGAGTAGCAAACCCAACAGTATCGGGTATATTGAGAGTGGTTGCTCCTTCTCCTGCTACGGTTTTTGCAAATTCAAGAAGAAATTCTGGTTCTGTCCTTGAAGCGT from bacterium encodes the following:
- a CDS encoding 2-isopropylmalate synthase, with product MEKVLIFDTTLRDGEQSPGASLTSEEKIKIAEQLEKLGVDIIEAGFPITSTDDAKAVRIISERIKKPVICALARCVNKDIEAAVKALEKATKPRLHIFLATSEIHREYKLKKAKGEILKIAAEKTRFAKKFIDDIEFSPEDASRTEPEFLLEFAKTVAGEGATTLNIPDTVGFATPYEYATLIKFLKERLPSKIVISVHCHNDLGLAVANSLAAIANGARQIECTINGIGERAGSAALEEIVMNLAIKKGFYNLETNINTKEIYRTSRMVASLTGIPVQPNKAIVGENAFRHESGIHQDGVLKNRETYEIMSSETIGKPASELVLGKHSGRHALKARLETLGFYLEDSQLDKVFEKFKKLADKKKDITDIDLIVIAEEEETRTGEPIYTLDYFHILSGSSTIPSATVRIKKDDNVFEDASRGDGPVDAIYKAIDRITGITPILKDYKISAITGGKDAQGEVMVSLEIDSVRVVDKGFSTDIIEASAKAYINAINRYLMRKYFKNNIKE